The Lacerta agilis isolate rLacAgi1 chromosome 14, rLacAgi1.pri, whole genome shotgun sequence sequence tgctgtatgtaggttttattttatttgttttttatcttatattttggaaatgtacatccaggtttttttttccctttgaaatttttggggccccccaaatgtTTTGAAGAATACATGGATAAACACTGTTCAAAAAGGGGTTGTTAcggaaattagggggggggggtcacccaagcaaagtctcctccagagcaaactcattggggtatggagtgatgcccttaagggaccccatctctctgccatgatccagtaggcgagagaccacgtgcacagggaaatgcctcagcaggtaatctctgggtgcttcaggaagccactgggctaatatccctcagctggaatacccagataagtgctcaaggtatccttgccaatacttaacaccaattcacattggcccagggctatctccctgatattgctctgtttcccccatatgttaatcttgcttttcctatatgttaatcatgtataatccttccctttcgtgatgtagtgatgatgtttccaaactgtattctgggatatgataggagttttaaaaagttcttgtaacgctgctctgggtgtgcagttttgactgtaacctattgcgcaataaaccctgtcttgtccttgctccagtggctggacttcttttatttaactccgcagaaaccagtgagCTTACCCCCAaggggccaggtggctgggcagtcccacacctgggattttccgttacaggGTAAAGTGGGAAACATTAATAAAGCACGTTATAAAGAGATTAAATCAAAAACCTAATGATTGCAACGATAGCATTGAATATAATACATGAGGAAGTCAAGGAGTCGTGGAGTGTAGTGATGGGAGATGGGATGGGAAGGATCTTTTTCTgtggtttatttttgtgtgtttcggcattgtgtttttttttcctttataaaaaaatcaataaaaatgtcaaaataattttttgggggccccccaagagactGGCGCCCTAAGCTATAGGTTGTTTAGCGTACACGGCAATCCGGCACGGCGTGTGCCCATATGCGCTTGCAAACCTACTTCCAAAGCCACCAGGAAGCCAGCAACGGCGAGCGATGGCATTGCATTTGCAATTCTTTTGCAAATCCAGGGCTCTTTCCGCAGGATGTGACATCAGGCGCCGGCCTCTTCCTCCCTGTTTCCCTGCCCGGCTGCGGGCGCATCTTCTCCGCGGTGAGCTGCGCGCGGGATTCCCACCCATGGCCGGTGCGCGCGTGCTGGGTGAGAGCGGGGGCGGcgggggcgccgccgccgccgccgcggcccCCATGGACTACTCGGTGCACGAGGCTTGGAACGAGGCCACCAACGTCTACCTGCTGGCGGTGCTGGCCAGCCTGGCTCTGCTGGTCTACGCGCGCAGGTGGgcttcccccatctctctctctgtgcctaTATAGATCGGCATCACTGCAGCTGCTGCATAGACGCCCGCTGCGCACTGTTGGgaatcccccaccccctttagcGTGGCGGCGCCCGcccttcggaactccctgccacttgagatCCAGCAGGGCGCCTGCAGAGACGCCCGCTGCGCATGGttggggaacctccagctccTTTAGCGTGGCGGCGCCAGCCcgtcggaactccctgccacttgagatCCAGCAGGGCGCCCTGCAGAGACGCCCGCTGCGCATGGCTGGGGAACCTCCAACTCCTTTAGCGTGGCGGCGCCAGCCcgtcggaactccctgccacttgagatCCAGCAGGGCGCCCTGCAGAGACGCCCGCTGCGCATGGttggggaacctccagctccTTTAGCGTGGCGGCGCCTGCCCTTCGGAACTCCCCGCCACTCGAGATCCCCGCCACTGCCGAAAGGAagcccccccaccctgcccaggCGCTTGGGAAGTCGAGGTGGTGCGAATCTGCTttagtgtttcatttttttttgctttgcatgTTTTCGGGGTAGGGGTGTGGATTTTTCTCCATCTTATTGTTTTGAGTCattttgtgagggttttttttttcttttaacaatcaAGCGTTGGAAACATTTTATGGAACAggtaaataatatataaaaaggcAGTTGTGACCATGGCGTGGAGTGCATGGAAGGATGGGGTGGAGCAATCAGGAAGTGCGACGTTCAGAGGGGGGGTCAGCCTCTGTGGTCTTACATAGTCTCTGAAGTGGATAGTGGTGGTATCCTGCAGTGTTTAGACTTGCCGCCTAAAGGAACAGGTTAATTCTTGTGCTATGGTCGTCTAATAAATATTGCAAGCAAGAACAAATTTCATGGTTCTGCAGATTGCTCCCCCATCTCAATTCATGGGTGTCTAATCTTGCCACTTGCAACTGGAGGAGACATGGTATGACACTTTATTATTTGTTACTTTATTGTTTACATGTTACTTGTCCTCTTGGATTTCAGAAATAAAAGGAAGATCATGAGGATTTTTACGCTACCTCCTGCTGTAGAAGTACCACCTGAGCCAAACTTTTATGATAGCGTGAAAAAAATTCGTCTACGGCAGCAGCTAGAGATGTACTCTATCGGTAGGTATACTCTTATCGGgaggctcccagtacgtttctgagcacaattcaaagcattgAATTAAAGCCGTAAAAAGGCCTTGGttcattatacctgaaggagcgtctccacccccatcatatagcccgggcactgagatccagctctgaaggccttctggcagttccctttaaaaatgtgttggggggggggtgttactgggttatttttgtattttgtggttttatattctgattttattctgtgagccgccctgacacctggcatataaattcaataaataataataataaataacaataataataaaggttacagggaaccaagcagagggccttcttgattgtggccctgtattgggaattttttttatgtttgaagttttattatgtttttatattttgctggaagcaacccagagtggctggggaaacccagacaaggtgttgttgttgttgttgttttgttgtatatTTAAAGATACAGAGCTTCTATTCTTTATTGCAATTCATAACTGAATACATGTCAGAAGGAGACTCAAAATAGAACTAAACGTTCAGGATATTTCAAAACTCATAATAGAAAGATGTTTCAAAAGTTTCCAAGCTTACGAGAGTACAGCTCTCTTCTTGCATGTTATACAGAGAGGTGCAAGAGGAAAGTCAAAACTATAGTATTGTGGAATGTCAGTATACAGAATGCAGCATAGCTtgtgaaaaaggtaaaggtaaagggacccctgaccatcaggtccagtcgtgtccgactctggggttgcagcgctcatctcgctctataggccaagggagccggcgtttgtctgcagacagcttccaggtcatgtggccagcatgacaaagccgctttctggcgaaccagagcagtgcacggaaacgccgtttaccttcccgccagagcggtacctatttatctacttgcactttgacgtgctttcgaactgctaggtgggcaggagctgggaccgaacaacgggagctcaccccgtcgcagggattcgaaccgccgaccttctgatcagcaagccctagactctgtggtttaacccactggtGAATCTTGTCACATTACTGCCTAGATGGGCAGTAGGCTTTTATGACCATGTGGTCATAAGAGGGCACACAACTGTTCATATGTTTCTCCTCCTATTTACTGTTAATGAGAGGGGAGTAGGGTTGATTTTTAGTTATGATGTCCTGGTAAatggatcaaaacaaaataaaaaataaaaaattccttccagtagcaactaagtttgttcttggtatgagctttcatgcacaattcttcagataccaagaacaaatttagttggtctctaaggtgctactggaaggattttttttattttttatgttgttttgactatggcagaccaacacctacctgtaactggtagaTCAGAAACAAGTAGGtgtacaagtgggacctgcaagtAAATGTGTTGCATGGTGCTTGTCAGGGTGTCAGCCAGCCATGCTTTTTTCTAGGATAATTCCTCCATGGTATTTCCACGTTCccagccacccccacccctgccctaacagATGCTCAGTGTTCTGTAGTAGCTTCATTGGGCTTTTGCGAGaaaaaaccttttttgggggTACTTCTGCAGACCCCAAGACTGCTTGATACCTCTCTGTTTTGGTGTTGCTTTGGTTTGATGTTAGTATATAGGATGACAGTATTTATCCTTTGAAATCATGGTCCAGGTACTTTCCAAAGGAGGTTCTCCATTCAACATAATGGAAACAAAAGGAATACCTGCTAGACTGATGTGCACAAAGATTTGCTCAAAACCAAACACAGAATACAAAACAAGAAGTTGCCAGTGTCCAGGTTTCCCTGTGATAGAGAGCAAcatatgtttttttgggggggtggtggtggtggtgactctTGGCCTTTTTGTCAAGCTTCCCATTTTTTATTCCAGGGATGTAAAACCAGTTTGCAGAATCTAGGTTGCAGAATTACAATGGGTTTCTTGTTTGCGAGTGATTTTTCTTACTGGCAGTGTCCATTACATATCCCAATTTTCCTTCCAAGTGAACCCTCTGAAGCAAACCTTATTCCATGTATAACTTTAGTATCAAACTTTGTTAGTGGGTTTGGGGTGTGATTTTGCAACTTCTTACTGCCTGCCATTGTTGGACATGTGCTTACATCTATTGCTTCTATGACTTTAAATCGCTAAATGATgtgccagtgttgttgttgttgagttgttcagttgtgtccaactctttgtgaccccatggaccagagcacgccaggcacgcctgtctttcactgcctcccgcagtttggtcaggctcacgttggtagcctcgagaacaccgtccaaccatctcgtcctctgtcgtccccttctccttgtgccctccatctttcccaacatcagggtcttttctagggagtcttctcttctcatgaggtggccaaagtactggagcctcagcttcaggatctgtccttccagtgagcactcagggctgatttctttaaggatggataagtttgatctttttgcagtccatgggactctcaagagtctcctccagcaccataattcaaaagcaccaattcttcggcgatcagccttctttatggtccagctctcactacaaTTACTATTAAATGTGGACATTTTGCACTCGTGACAGAAGGCAATTTTTTATCTTAAAATGTGTGCATTGGAATTTGCTGAATGTGTATTGTGCTGAATTAGTTTGTTAGCTAACAGATAAACAAAGGGTTTGAAGTAACTACAtgttgttgctgggtttttttgggggggggggtgggacagAATCTTACAATAGGAATTTAACAATTCCctgtatgtttacttggaagcaagtcccactgtgttcagtagggCTTAGTTTCTAgtaatatgtttaggattgcagtctaatatatctaaatgtgtttatttttctaGCAAGGAAATACGATCACCAGCAGCAACCGCAGAAGCAGACTGATAGTGTACAGCTATTGGTGGAATGAAGTCTTGAAGCTCTGAAGCTGAGAGGATGACGGAAAGTTTGGGATGTAGTCATTTTCAATGCGACTTGAATAGTATATCGATTTGTATTTGGAATTCTTGCCTTGAGCTGACGTATGTAAATGTACGAGCTTTTTTTGAAATCGGGAAAATTAACCTGGCTGATACATATTGGTCCTGTTCTCCAGTTTGCATCACAAACGATTTCCAGTAAAAGTAGGAATTGATAAAGTTAAAGCAGGACTGCTGGGACGTTCAATGTGGGTATCACAGCTATTCCCATTCAAAAGGGATGAGAAAGGCACATGACATTTGATGTGCCTCAGTGCAGTTAATAAAGTAGTTGGTGCTGGCAGAGAACAGAATATATACTGAGAGGCTCACAATAAATACCAAATGTCCTGTTTGGGTTATATAGAATATAGATGAAGAGATAAAAATATTAGAATGTACAAATTTTCCTTTTTGACCTGGTAAACAGCGGTGGATAAAATAATAAGTAGTTAAGGAAGTCACTTAATTTCAGGTGGAGGCTCCACAGggcatgaatattttttttaatctgttttaattgtcTTCCTGGTGTTTTCTTTAATCTTGTTAAGTTCCATTGTTGCAGCTGCTGTTGTTTCTAAGCCAGGATACTTCCGGTTTAAATTACTTAggaccattgaactcaatggaattaAGCTGTTTGAAGTTTAGGCAGTTGTCCCTGGGTAGTCTGTGGTCCTAATTAGAACTAAAATAAacttaaaatgtttttggagAAATGCCCATTTGACTAAGTCAGTAGCAAAGCTGCAATTCTTTATGGGGTGAGCACATTTTCTTATTGGGTTGTTAAATGGCACTTTAATATGGAGCACAAGGTAATAAAAACTGTTCTTAGCGATTACAGCTAGAACTGCTTGGAATACAGATCCACCTTTAATGGTCAGTTATAAATGTATTTGCAAATATGTCAGACAAAACTGATTGTGGTGGAATTATGGAGTGATTAGGTGATGCAAATAATTTATACGTAGGTGTTCATAAATATTTGAAGAAATGTGAAAAAATGGTTCTAGGCACGTTTGAAAACACAAACATGTGATGAATTAAACAATGAATTGCATCGCTGAGTAGGTCGTGACTTTCCAATTATGGTTGAAAATAAAAAGAGCAGATTAACAAATTTCTGTCTTGTGTTAAATAGCCATTTCCAACACTTGTCAAAAAAATTTTTGTTTATGCCCTGCGTCTCCTGAACTGCTGCCCTgtgcataaaaaaaaaacttctagggAAGTAATGTGCTCAAGTATCTGATCACAGCCAAAGTTTCTTATTCTCCCTTCCACCTCCAATAGCATTTCTGGTGTGGAAGTTAATGCTTTGGCTGTAGTGAGACAACTGTTCAAAGAGTTTCCTATTTGGACTGCAGATGGAGTTCAGTAGTCCATCCTTCTATACTTGGAATTTGGTCTCTACTATATCACCATGACGCCACTTTGTGATTCTTTGCAGATTTCCTACATTTGCTGAACAAGTGGGGCTGAGCTTTCTGTTTAGACAAGTGTAATCAATCAAATGAGCAGTTTAAGGGCTGATGTTCACATCATGTTGGGGCAGCTTTTTGTAGATATAAAAGTTATCCCCAGATCTGCATTTCTGGGTGCTATATCGTGGGAGCTTGGAGCTTGCCAGTCTTGGCTGTAGCAACTTCAGTGATTGTGTAGTAACAACAAAAAGGAAAGTGAATCAAGTGAATTTCTTATGCTGTATATGTATGAGGAACTCAAGTACatcctagtgcaggcataggcaaacttggccctccagatgttttgggactacaactcccatcatccccgaccactggtcctgttagctagggatgatgggagttgtagtcccaaaacacctggagttgtagtcccaaaacatatggagggccgagtttgcctatgcctgtcctagtgtATCACTTGTGAATATACAACTACATAGTATTATTGTAATATAATGTATCACTTCCGTTGGACTGTCTGGTACTATTGTGCCCTGGGTAGCAGCTGTACACTTGCCCTTGCAAATTGCTCCCATACTTTCAGTGTATaaaatgtttttgtattttatttttaacagtaaaatgcatttaaagttgGGTCTGTGTGAAGCTTATTTTTCCTGAGCTAACAGCATTTTTATGGGTAACATGCATgtaagttttaaaaattatttcttacAAGGATGCACATTATTTTATTAGCTGGCACATTAAGAATTATTTATCAGGCCTAATCTCTTGTGAAATCTGTACTTTGTAAAAGTTTCTCAACTCTCTTTTTTGGCAGTGATAcgggttttcggggggggggattcctatGCAAATGAGGGCTATTTGCACCAGAAAATTACTTTAGTAAAcaaagctgcttcttcttcttcttcttcttcttcttcttcttcttctcctctatCAAGCTTGCctagtactgtacagtatttgcaACCAAATTTATATAACACTTTAAAATGCATAGGTgagaaattaaaagcaaacaggAGGCAATCCTGCATGCACATGCAGCAACAAGGGAGCATCATGGCTGTGCTGCCTTACCTTGGGCGGCTTTTCTCAGGTGGCCCTCAACCAATTCCTCTGAAAGCAAAATAGGGCTACCAGCTCACCACAGAGATGGTGCTCCTTCCTGAGGGGAACCTTCCCAACTCTGCCACAAGCTGCCCCTtcggaggaggcagcagcagcccaagtTTGCTTCCTAAGGAACCAGCATGGGACCACCTGTTGAGCATTGGCAGTACATCACttggcgaactaatgccagtgtactggaagaagcaaagatcaccagcgttgaagcaatgattcttcaacatcagctttgttggactggtcatgttgtgcagatgcctgattatcgtcttccaaagcaactacagtggtacctctggttacgaacttaattcgttccggaggtctgttcttaacctgaaactgttctaaacctgaggtaccactttagctaatggggcctcctgctgccggtgcgCCGTTGGTgcacaatttctcttctcatcctgaggtaaagttcttaacctgaggtactacttctgggttagcggagtctgtaacccgaagtgtttgtaacccgaggtcccactgtactcttccgaatttaaaaatggaaagcgtaatgctggtggtcaacaaaagaggtttaaagactctctaaggcaaatttttaaaaacgtagtataaacaccaacaattgggaaacgctggcctgcgagtgctccaacggGAGAACTGCCTTTATCAAAAGTgctgtgggctttgaagacactcgaactcaggacgcaagggagaaaggtgctaagaggaaggcacacttggcaaattcacaccgtgatcaactcctgcccagaaacctatgtccgcactgtggaaggacgtgtggatccagaattggcctccagtgtcacttacggactcactgtgaAAACCGTGTCTACAGAAGATAATCATACTCGGCAACGAGGTaccaccaaagaagaaagaagacttTTAGAAAGAGCACGGACCACGCCACATGCCGGTGGTGTCCAGTTCCAGCGATGGCAGGAGCCTGAATCTCTTAACAGGGAGTTCTCGCTTCTGGCCCAAGGGCAGCGTGGGCCCAACACAAGAGGCGCCAGTCACACGTGCCTAGAGGCACAACAATGTTGTTTAGTCATATATAATCTTCCTTTGCTTTCGCCTTTGTAGGTTGGCCCTAGTAATTATGGTCTTTGTGAATTATGGTGGAGGAAAGTACTGGTTCTTCAAGCATCAGAGCTTCATTCATAgaaatgggtgttgttgtttagtcgtgtctgactctctgtcaccccatggaccagagcatgccaggcactcctgtcttccactgcctcccgcagtttggtcaaactcatgttggtagcttcgagaacactgtccaaccatctcatcctctgtcgtccccttctccttgtgccctccatctttcccaacatcaggatcttttccagggagtcttctcttctcatgaggtggccaaagtattggagcctcagcttcaggatctgtccatccagtgagcactcagggctgatttccttcagaatggataagttggATGgatacaataacaacaacaacaataatacaattttttattattttatttatacaaataaacCACCCCCATGCTCTTATCCGCGCGAAACGAGTCTCGGGGGaaccttccctcccctcccccaaaaaaccagaagcacccAGGCGGTGGTGTTACCCCATTCGTCCTCCCCGGCTGTTCCGCTTCCGGCGGCGctttcctattccccccccctccctccacctacCCACCGCGATCTTATTTTCCTGCTGCACATCCGGGTGCTGCCGCCGGCGTGCTTGGCGCCCGTTGTGTAGGAGAGAGAGCGCGCGCGGGCGCGTGACACAGAGAGCCTGAGAGAGGAGGCGGGCAGGCGAGGCGCCGGGTCTGCAGAGCGCGTGGCTGGACGGTGAGTGAAgagagcgggcgggcgggcgtgtGGAGACGGCGTTGTGTGGAGACGCGGTCGTCGGTCGGGCCGCGTCGTTCCCCCCTCGGCAGCCCGGAGCCTCCGCCGTCCCGGTCACGGTGACCCGAAGAAGTCACGAGGGCTTGGGACCGGCGTCGCCGCCGCCGCGGCCTCCCCGACCCCCCCCGCCAGccgctttcctttcccccccctcacAAGTTGAGGCTGAGCCCGCGGGTCGTGTGAGAGCGAGCGGCGCGGGGAGAAGGCGGCTAGGGCATGTGAGGGGGGCCGGGaagcggtggggggtggggagaggaaataaCCACCGgcgaataaaattaaaaaaacggAATAACGCCTTACCTGTCCCGTTGAAGCCAGGTGCGCATCCTCTCCGCTTCCCCCCTCCATGAAGGTTAGCGTGAcgcttctctcccttcctcgGTTAAAGAGAACTTTTTTTTATGTCAGTTGCCTTCACACGGCTCTTAACTCGGCCGGCCAGGATGCACATGCAGCCCTTTCCcgaccccttctctctcccccccccccaaagttcaaCTGTTATCACTGTTTTTTTACCTTTTGGTAAAATGTCCCCTGGTTGTGAGACGAAGTCCCTTCTTCATTCAGCTCATCATACCCAGCGTCGAGGTTGCCTCGACTattctctctgtgtttgtttgtttccccttttTCGTCTTGAAGGAGagggtgagcagcagcagcagcagcagagataatctcatttatatttgtttcatttctcAAGTTTGTATGCCAAAGGTTTCAGGGCCGTTTGTAGcataaaatgagggggggggggagagatgctacTGCAGGGAACTGAGCGGTAGGGTGAAGTGGGGTTTTCTGGTCGGAAAACCTTGGAAGGCTGCTTAGCTAAGCATCCCTGCACTAAGTGACTCGTTTTCTGCTAATCCTACGTATGATCTTAagcatgtttgtttaaaaataaaggcaCGTTACTTCATCCAGGATTTAAAATGCCTATGGTCAGAGTTATAGCCCTGTCCCCCCTCTTCTCCATAAGGCAGTCAGGCCAACATTTGCTATAAAAAGGTACCTAAATTGTTGAGGAAGTGGTACACTGCTGTATCTGGGAGGGGTTGTTACACATAAAGTAGAAAGTGGGCATGCCTGAACTATTCCCCGCGCTGCTTCATAAAGatactgttttttattttaagcattgtTGCCATGTTATGTGACTGGACAGGCCAGACTAGGCTTGATGTTAGTTATGTGGCTAGCTTTGGCATGCATGAGTTTTAATACATAAATACCCACCAATGGGAGCTTTTCTCCGCATGCCATTGTTCCAATCTGATTTAGCCCTGCACTGATTATTTATGTCAAACATTATTAAACACTAAAATATCTAGTTAGGCCCTAAGATATATTTACAAAGAGGTTCAGAAGTGCAGTTATTACTGTGTTCCCCTTTAAGGTTCCTGCCTTATTTGAAGGACACACAAAATAATACTGcattcctaaccccacttacctggaagtaagtcctgttgaattaaGTAGGACTTCTGAGTAGGATTGTAATGTAAGGAAAGTTTGTAGgcagttctttctttctctgtaccTGAAGACCTATTTTATGTGTCATGGCCAAGTCTTTTATAGACATGTTTCAGCTAATATTTTTGGGTGGGTCCTGAAAGTACTTTGTAGGCATGTTGGCACATGGACATTGTAAAGCTCGATACCTTTTACATGCATAAACATAAGGGAAACGAATAATTAGTCTAAAGTACAAAACATTGCAATACTTGTAGTTATCTATGCTGAATCAAATATCTTGGTTGAAGAGGGCAAAAGAGCAACAGGTTATATCTAAGACAAACTGGAGTGGCTGTTTAACAGGCATTTTGGGAATGCTGAGTATGTAACAAATGTAATAATATGGAAGATATGTGGTCATTCACATCCATTCAAAGCTGATGGCAACATTTTATTGATGGCTCTGTGTTGCCATGCAGCTAGGCACATGACTATGAGAAGAGCAACTGACCattgttaaataaatatgcaaGTGGTGATGAGTGTGGTAGGTCCTCATTGACCTCAAATTGTAGCAGGTGCTTGTGTGAAGTGGGGAGCCTCCTGATCTGTTGAGGCTGCCTGCATGTTCTTCAGCCTTGATTTTCTAAACAGGTTCAGAATGTTGCTTGTTTTTGATCAGTCATTAAATTTCCATCTTTTCCCACCATGAACACCACTCTTAGTGTGATTCCATTGCGTTCCAGGAGGACTTAACTTTGCACTACTGTGAGGATACTGCTTTTTGTAGGCTGGGAGTAAATGGGATAGCAATAGTATATAACATCTTAATAGGTAACCCACTCCTATCTCTGTTGGTCTTGCACTGCTGGTACAGGCATT is a genomic window containing:
- the SMIM19 gene encoding small integral membrane protein 19; translated protein: MAGARVLGESGGGGGAAAAAAAPMDYSVHEAWNEATNVYLLAVLASLALLVYARRNKRKIMRIFTLPPAVEVPPEPNFYDSVKKIRLRQQLEMYSIARKYDHQQQPQKQTDSVQLLVE